In Syntrophorhabdaceae bacterium, the following are encoded in one genomic region:
- a CDS encoding ABC transporter ATP-binding protein, translating into MADEPTTDRDRNILEVKDLKMYFPIVRGFRRRVVAHVHAVDDVGFAVKKGETLGLVGESGCGKSTVARCILRLYKPTQGQIVFNGQDIAGLTRSQMRRLRHQMQMIFQDPYSSLDPRQTAGNIVGEPMKVHRLFTTRHEYRERLAELFRMVGLDPSMEDRVPHEFSGGQRQRLSIARALATDPSFIVCDEPISALDVSIQAQIINLLQELQEKLGLTYLFIAHDLAVVRHISDRVAVMYLGRIVEITHWKDLYENPLHPYTRALLSAVPIPDPTIEEMRDHIILKGDVPSPLNAPPGCAFHPRCPSARKECRETVPVMKDVTGTHKVACVLF; encoded by the coding sequence TTGGCAGATGAACCTACTACAGACCGTGACCGCAACATCCTTGAAGTGAAGGACCTCAAGATGTATTTCCCTATCGTAAGAGGTTTTCGCCGAAGGGTTGTGGCCCATGTTCATGCGGTTGACGATGTGGGGTTTGCGGTGAAAAAGGGAGAAACGCTCGGTCTTGTCGGGGAGTCAGGCTGCGGGAAGAGCACGGTGGCGCGCTGTATTCTTCGCCTCTACAAGCCTACCCAGGGTCAGATCGTTTTCAACGGACAGGACATTGCAGGGCTCACAAGAAGTCAAATGAGGCGGTTGCGCCACCAGATGCAGATGATCTTTCAGGACCCATACAGCTCACTCGACCCGCGGCAGACGGCTGGCAATATCGTTGGCGAGCCCATGAAGGTCCACCGGCTTTTCACGACCAGGCATGAGTACCGCGAGCGGCTCGCCGAACTTTTTCGGATGGTAGGACTTGACCCGTCCATGGAAGATCGTGTGCCCCATGAGTTTAGCGGTGGGCAAAGGCAGCGGTTGAGCATCGCCAGGGCGCTTGCCACCGATCCTTCCTTCATCGTTTGTGATGAGCCCATATCCGCCCTGGATGTCTCTATCCAAGCGCAAATCATCAACCTGCTGCAGGAACTGCAGGAGAAGCTCGGCCTGACGTACCTGTTCATTGCTCACGATCTTGCCGTGGTTCGCCACATAAGCGACCGGGTTGCCGTCATGTATCTCGGGCGCATCGTGGAAATCACGCACTGGAAAGACCTCTATGAGAACCCTCTCCACCCTTATACCAGGGCCCTGCTTTCGGCGGTTCCGATCCCTGACCCCACCATAGAGGAAATGCGGGATCATATCATTCTCAAGGGCGACGTGCCGAGTCCGCTTAATGCTCCACCCGGATGCGCTTTCCATCCCCGTTGTCCGTCGGCGAGAAAGGAATGCAGAGAAACGGTCCCCGTGATGAAGGACGTCACCGGGACCCACAAGGTTGCCTGTGTTCTGTTTTGA
- a CDS encoding ABC transporter ATP-binding protein encodes MAHLLEVKNLVTEFRTDRATVRAVDGVSYYIDEGEVVGLVGESGCGKSASQLSVFQLIASPPGKIVSGEALFEGEDILKYKADSEKMREIRGGKMGMIFQEPMTSLNPSLTIGTQIMESVMLHLKMDKRTARELALELLRLMGIPDAIERFYQYPHQFSGGMRQRVMIAIALSCNPKLLVADEPTTALDVTTQAQILEIVKNMVKKSNTALLVVTHNLGVVARYADRIYVMYAGRVIESGKSKDIFAAPRHPYTVGLLKSVPRLDEPKGRKLVPIPGLPPSLSSMPGHCAFYPRCSYRVDACKQKPWPELRNVGDDHYTACALDMR; translated from the coding sequence ATGGCGCACCTTCTCGAGGTAAAGAATCTTGTAACCGAATTCAGAACGGACAGGGCCACGGTGAGAGCCGTAGACGGCGTTTCTTACTACATTGACGAGGGAGAAGTAGTAGGGCTTGTCGGCGAATCGGGTTGTGGGAAGTCTGCAAGTCAGCTCTCTGTATTCCAGCTCATTGCCTCTCCTCCCGGCAAGATTGTGTCGGGTGAGGCCCTCTTCGAAGGCGAGGATATCCTCAAATACAAAGCGGACAGCGAGAAGATGCGCGAGATACGCGGCGGGAAGATGGGGATGATCTTTCAGGAACCCATGACCTCGCTCAACCCTTCTCTCACCATAGGCACGCAGATTATGGAATCGGTCATGCTCCATCTCAAGATGGATAAGCGGACGGCACGGGAATTGGCCCTCGAGCTCTTGCGTCTCATGGGAATTCCTGATGCAATTGAACGATTCTATCAGTATCCCCACCAATTCTCGGGCGGGATGAGGCAACGTGTCATGATAGCCATTGCTCTTTCCTGCAATCCCAAACTGCTCGTGGCCGATGAACCAACCACCGCACTTGACGTTACCACGCAGGCTCAGATTCTGGAAATCGTCAAGAACATGGTGAAGAAGAGCAATACAGCGTTACTTGTCGTGACCCATAACCTCGGCGTTGTAGCGCGTTACGCCGACAGGATCTACGTCATGTATGCGGGCAGGGTCATAGAATCAGGAAAATCCAAGGATATATTTGCAGCCCCGCGCCATCCCTATACCGTGGGCCTTCTTAAATCGGTGCCGAGACTCGATGAGCCCAAGGGCCGAAAGCTTGTGCCCATCCCGGGGCTGCCTCCGAGCTTAAGCAGCATGCCCGGTCACTGCGCGTTTTATCCTCGCTGCTCCTACAGGGTAGACGCATGCAAACAAAAGCCGTGGCCCGAGCTGCGGAACGTCGGGGACGATCATTATACCGCATGCGCCCTTGATATGAGGTGA
- a CDS encoding ABC transporter permease, with the protein MMSPSTTEELLELPPKASEFKRFVRVFFGRKVVIFGTVVILLFLLTAAFAPLIAPYDPYAQNLGKALESPSREHMLGTDPLGRDELSRIIYGTRISLAVGIISVGIAAIIGMALGLFAGYFGKITNTVIMRFIDAMMAIPPIMLALAIAAALGGGLWNVIISLGVALIPTQARLMRGQVLSVKQADYVTAGEVIGASDLRIMTLHIVPNCLPPLIVLITLNLGVAILSEASLSFLGVGIKPPAAAWGAMVNDGYRYLLSNPVLSFAPGFCVMLIVIAFNLVGDGLRDALDPRLRGTL; encoded by the coding sequence ATGATGAGCCCATCGACCACCGAGGAACTTCTTGAGCTCCCTCCAAAAGCCAGTGAGTTTAAACGATTCGTAAGGGTTTTTTTTGGACGGAAGGTCGTTATCTTCGGTACGGTCGTCATTCTCCTGTTTTTACTCACCGCGGCCTTCGCGCCGCTTATTGCCCCGTATGATCCTTATGCCCAGAATTTAGGCAAGGCGCTTGAGTCTCCTTCTCGGGAACACATGCTCGGCACGGACCCCTTAGGGAGGGACGAACTCAGTCGCATTATCTATGGAACGCGTATATCGCTGGCCGTGGGCATCATCTCCGTGGGTATCGCAGCTATCATCGGCATGGCATTGGGGCTTTTCGCCGGCTATTTCGGAAAGATCACCAATACCGTGATCATGCGCTTCATAGACGCTATGATGGCGATCCCGCCCATTATGCTTGCCCTTGCCATTGCAGCTGCCCTGGGCGGGGGCCTCTGGAACGTGATCATTTCGCTCGGGGTCGCGCTCATTCCCACCCAGGCAAGGCTCATGAGAGGCCAGGTTCTTTCGGTGAAACAGGCCGATTACGTCACCGCAGGGGAGGTCATCGGAGCGAGCGACTTGAGGATTATGACCCTCCATATAGTGCCTAATTGCCTGCCGCCTCTCATTGTGCTCATCACCCTGAACCTCGGCGTGGCGATTCTTTCGGAGGCATCGCTTTCGTTCCTCGGCGTAGGTATCAAGCCACCTGCCGCGGCTTGGGGAGCCATGGTCAATGACGGCTATCGATACCTGCTGAGTAATCCCGTTCTCTCCTTTGCTCCGGGGTTCTGCGTCATGCTTATCGTGATTGCCTTTAACCTCGTGGGAGATGGTTTGCGTGACGCCCTTGATCCGAGGCTGAGAGGTACGCTCTGA
- a CDS encoding ABC transporter permease: MAAFILRRLIQTIVVLLIVSIIGFLIIHLIPGDPALTMLGENATQEQINALRTQLGLDQPVVVQYLRWLINVLHGNLGKSLMYGESVTSLVASRLPVTFHLGIIALILGTLISVPAGIIAAVRRGGVLDQLITVSANLGMAIPLFWLGILGIYLFSLKLGWLPVQGYTSPFDNFSLNLKQIIMPVICLAVVPLASLTRQTRSSMLEVIRQDYIRTARSKGLKERVIIFKHALRNAVIPVVTLLGIQVRNLVGGSVLVETVFNISGIGRLMVKSVFDKDFLVVQGCVLMIAFVVALANLLVDLSYGWLDPRIRQEE, from the coding sequence GTGGCGGCTTTTATCCTCCGCAGGTTGATTCAGACGATTGTAGTACTTCTCATCGTCAGCATCATCGGCTTTCTGATCATCCACTTGATCCCCGGCGACCCTGCCCTGACCATGCTTGGAGAGAACGCCACCCAGGAGCAGATCAACGCACTACGGACTCAACTGGGGCTCGACCAACCGGTGGTGGTCCAATATTTGCGATGGCTGATCAACGTGCTCCATGGCAACCTGGGCAAATCGCTCATGTACGGGGAGAGTGTGACAAGCCTTGTGGCAAGCCGCCTGCCCGTCACGTTTCACCTCGGCATTATCGCACTCATACTAGGCACACTGATCAGTGTGCCCGCAGGAATCATCGCCGCGGTTCGCAGAGGGGGCGTCCTCGATCAGCTCATCACGGTCTCAGCCAATCTCGGCATGGCCATTCCCCTCTTCTGGCTCGGCATCCTCGGGATCTATCTATTTTCTCTGAAACTCGGCTGGCTTCCTGTTCAGGGTTATACCTCTCCTTTTGACAACTTCTCTTTGAATTTGAAACAGATCATCATGCCGGTTATATGCCTCGCTGTGGTTCCCCTGGCGTCGCTCACTCGGCAGACGCGTTCTTCCATGCTGGAAGTAATCCGACAGGACTATATTCGCACGGCCCGCTCCAAGGGCCTTAAGGAGCGGGTGATCATTTTCAAGCACGCCTTGAGAAACGCCGTGATCCCTGTGGTCACCCTGCTCGGCATTCAGGTCCGAAATCTCGTGGGTGGGTCTGTGCTGGTAGAGACGGTTTTTAACATATCAGGCATCGGGCGACTCATGGTTAAGTCCGTCTTTGACAAAGATTTTCTCGTTGTGCAGGGTTGTGTCCTCATGATTGCCTTCGTGGTTGCCCTCGCCAACCTTTTGGTCGATCTCTCCTATGGATGGCTCGACCCCAGAATACGTCAGGAAGAATAG
- a CDS encoding ABC transporter substrate-binding protein produces MKKRGLLGIIRFLEVLVCCAVLVMLAVPAWSAQPKATAPQNKAVSAPQPKVTPHYGGVLRITHALDADDLGDPVARPMSSTGVRVAYTAVETLFRYDQKGMPVPWLASGVKVAKDLSSITLTLRKGIKFHDGTDFNAEAVKWNLDRYRTSNNPELKSVESVEVIDSSTVKLNLSKWTSTLLDNFTMHAGMMISPTAFQKNGADWAKTHPVGTGPFKFVSWQRDTNVKFEKFAGYWQKGKPYLDGVEWTFITDMVSRTMAFRKGEMNVLLIVEPPDVKDLEKEGKYYFSTGGLSGLNICVAGDSGHADSPYADIRVRRAIEYAIDKKALVDSLILGYGKVCNQYAYPGTWGVNPAVKGYPYDPAKAKKLLAEAGYPNGFKTTLYAPTWGNYVYPPPAIQQYLAKVGITVEIEPVNQGRHQQLLRGGWKGLMIQQSPMILPDATNNLAVNASCKSYLKDSIMCADDYEATLAKAVSAPNFETKKKLTWEAQKLFIDKYALFQFFYTQPRMNAFYKNVHDTGIGITIDTQWTPEDAWIDK; encoded by the coding sequence GTGAAAAAGAGAGGTTTACTTGGGATAATCCGTTTCCTGGAAGTGTTGGTCTGTTGTGCGGTACTTGTGATGCTTGCTGTACCTGCCTGGAGTGCACAGCCCAAGGCGACAGCCCCCCAAAATAAGGCTGTCTCTGCACCCCAGCCCAAAGTCACGCCGCATTACGGCGGTGTTTTAAGGATTACCCATGCCTTGGACGCGGATGACCTTGGAGACCCTGTTGCTCGTCCTATGAGTTCCACGGGCGTACGGGTAGCTTACACAGCGGTGGAGACCTTATTCCGCTACGACCAGAAAGGCATGCCGGTTCCGTGGCTCGCCTCTGGAGTGAAGGTAGCGAAGGACTTGAGTTCCATCACCCTTACCTTGAGGAAAGGGATCAAGTTTCATGACGGGACGGATTTCAATGCAGAGGCCGTAAAATGGAACCTCGATCGGTATCGGACATCGAACAATCCAGAACTGAAGTCAGTAGAATCGGTCGAGGTAATCGACAGCTCCACGGTTAAACTGAATCTCTCCAAATGGACGAGTACCCTGCTCGACAACTTTACCATGCACGCCGGCATGATGATCTCTCCAACCGCATTCCAGAAGAACGGGGCTGACTGGGCCAAGACGCACCCCGTTGGGACCGGTCCCTTCAAGTTTGTGAGCTGGCAGCGTGATACGAACGTCAAGTTTGAAAAGTTTGCCGGTTATTGGCAGAAAGGCAAGCCGTACCTCGATGGCGTGGAGTGGACGTTCATCACAGACATGGTGTCACGTACCATGGCCTTTAGAAAAGGAGAGATGAATGTTCTGTTGATTGTTGAGCCCCCTGACGTGAAAGATCTGGAGAAAGAGGGCAAGTATTACTTTAGTACAGGGGGTCTCTCCGGCCTCAATATATGCGTGGCGGGCGACAGCGGCCATGCGGATTCGCCCTATGCCGATATCAGGGTGAGACGGGCGATTGAGTACGCGATCGACAAGAAGGCCCTTGTGGATTCATTGATTCTTGGATACGGCAAAGTTTGTAACCAGTATGCCTACCCGGGTACATGGGGCGTCAACCCGGCAGTGAAAGGCTACCCCTATGACCCGGCCAAAGCAAAGAAACTCCTCGCGGAGGCGGGATACCCGAACGGATTCAAGACGACGCTTTACGCCCCTACCTGGGGAAATTACGTGTATCCACCACCGGCTATCCAGCAATACCTGGCCAAGGTGGGCATCACGGTCGAGATAGAGCCCGTGAACCAGGGGAGACACCAGCAACTCTTGAGGGGAGGTTGGAAGGGACTCATGATCCAGCAGTCACCCATGATCCTCCCCGACGCTACGAACAACCTTGCTGTGAACGCGTCCTGCAAGTCCTATCTCAAAGATTCGATCATGTGTGCAGACGATTATGAGGCGACCCTGGCCAAGGCGGTCAGTGCCCCGAATTTCGAGACCAAGAAGAAGCTCACGTGGGAGGCTCAGAAGCTTTTCATCGACAAGTACGCGCTCTTTCAATTCTTCTACACGCAGCCACGCATGAATGCCTTTTACAAGAATGTGCACGACACAGGGATCGGTATCACCATTGACACGCAGTGGACGCCAGAGGATGCGTGGATTGATAAATAG
- the dctP gene encoding TRAP transporter substrate-binding protein DctP, producing the protein MKRIGNGILLLVAISLIITGFSGTAVAQQNKVIELTFGTPFPVDHMFSVTDKKWMDKVEKETNGRVKFKPYWGGAVIGGRDSAEQLVQGVVDIAFLNPTTSRSGFPITKASFLFMYGVKNLEVGEKVWKDLLTKFPEIEQDYKGMKVLCWAGNMNQLITRKPVRRTEELKGMRIQTYGDVTIALKDLGIEGLSMSGAEVYVALQKGILDGLFIPAEALDSLKLSEVAKYATMINFYRCRTGMRMMNLNKFNSLPPDIKKVIESNIDYYGKETETAFNQRDTYVMGLGGKLGVEFIRLSNEDLAKFYAPIKMVAAERAKELDSMGLPGTKILNEAQRLIQLYNK; encoded by the coding sequence ATGAAAAGAATTGGAAACGGCATCTTATTGTTGGTTGCGATCAGTCTTATCATAACCGGATTCTCAGGCACAGCGGTGGCACAGCAGAACAAAGTCATCGAACTAACCTTCGGCACACCCTTCCCGGTCGATCATATGTTCAGCGTCACGGACAAAAAGTGGATGGATAAGGTCGAGAAGGAGACGAACGGACGGGTAAAATTCAAACCTTATTGGGGTGGGGCTGTGATCGGCGGAAGGGACTCCGCAGAGCAGCTGGTCCAGGGAGTAGTTGATATAGCCTTCCTCAATCCCACGACCTCAAGAAGCGGGTTCCCTATCACCAAAGCAAGCTTCCTTTTCATGTACGGGGTAAAGAACCTTGAAGTAGGCGAGAAGGTCTGGAAGGACCTTTTAACCAAGTTCCCAGAGATAGAGCAAGATTATAAGGGAATGAAGGTTCTTTGCTGGGCCGGGAACATGAACCAACTGATCACAAGGAAACCCGTACGGAGAACCGAGGAACTCAAAGGCATGCGGATACAGACGTACGGCGATGTCACGATAGCGCTCAAGGACTTAGGGATAGAAGGTCTCAGCATGTCGGGTGCGGAAGTTTACGTGGCCCTGCAAAAGGGCATCCTCGACGGTCTCTTCATCCCCGCTGAGGCGCTGGATTCCCTCAAACTGTCGGAGGTGGCAAAGTACGCCACGATGATCAATTTCTATCGTTGCCGTACCGGTATGAGGATGATGAATCTCAACAAGTTCAATAGCCTCCCCCCCGACATTAAGAAGGTCATCGAGAGTAATATCGATTATTACGGTAAGGAAACAGAGACTGCGTTCAATCAGAGAGACACATATGTTATGGGTTTGGGCGGTAAACTCGGTGTTGAATTCATACGTCTCTCGAACGAAGATCTGGCAAAATTTTATGCGCCTATCAAGATGGTGGCAGCCGAGAGGGCCAAGGAACTCGACTCAATGGGCCTTCCCGGTACGAAAATACTCAACGAAGCCCAGCGTTTGATCCAGCTTTACAACAAGTAA
- a CDS encoding nuclear transport factor 2 family protein, producing MMTLEELAKRVQALEDMEEIKKLHHDYIFLLCDKQYEKMLDFFTDDARVQINTPYMCNGKNEIAKFFREVLAKRGGKKGGSVLTMPVITVDGNSAKGYWTMHKLFDDRDVPDIIAPSKWLQGKYDCEYAKQDGKWKFSYMRYMAWPVPLPGLEEDNTKKQTER from the coding sequence ATGATGACGTTGGAGGAACTGGCAAAAAGGGTTCAGGCCCTTGAGGATATGGAAGAGATCAAGAAACTCCACCACGATTACATTTTCTTGCTCTGCGATAAGCAGTACGAGAAGATGCTCGACTTCTTCACCGATGATGCACGGGTGCAGATAAATACCCCTTACATGTGCAATGGAAAAAACGAGATAGCGAAATTCTTCAGGGAGGTTCTTGCCAAAAGGGGAGGAAAGAAGGGAGGATCAGTCCTCACCATGCCCGTCATAACTGTCGATGGTAACTCGGCCAAGGGCTATTGGACGATGCATAAACTATTTGATGATCGTGACGTCCCGGACATCATAGCCCCATCCAAATGGCTGCAGGGAAAGTATGATTGTGAATATGCAAAGCAGGATGGTAAGTGGAAGTTCAGCTACATGCGGTACATGGCCTGGCCCGTGCCATTGCCGGGATTAGAAGAGGACAACACAAAAAAACAAACAGAGAGGTAA
- a CDS encoding FAD-dependent oxidoreductase yields MGNTINFQKLLEPGYFGKVKTRNRIIKTAAGTHYSNRDHMRMSPETLAYYEGLAKGGVGLIIVESPSVHLPEAGPRHRLDDDIYIEGYKGLTTVIHKHGCPAFIQLYHGGPMGGKGAEGLVAATAMTLESETDLHNEMPHELTIEEIEMFIDKFASAAVRAAKAGFDGVEINAGSSHLFHSFISPFWNRRTDIYGGSIENRARFLVQTIREVKKRLGDDFPVGFIINGIEIGMAAGIDNSRMLTPELSLATAKLVQEAGANIVHVRSEWTGAHQVGWLPELRFFPEAPFPTDTFPKEYYWQDRGAGPNRMLAATFKKNLSMAVMTVGKISPELGEMMLKEGMCDFIGMTRPLNADPELPRKIAEGSLSDVRPCTRCNTCTGVADHNVLRRCRINAAMGTPQFEVEKAAQKRNVLVVGGGPAGMEAARVAALRGHNVTLYEKASKLGGLLPLASMVKGLEIEDLPAITRYFAHQFDNLGVKVNLGKEVTTEIVKELKPDAVVVAGGGLPNEMNIPGNKARNVVSSPALHRMLKFYLKFLDPKTLRLLTKLWMPLGKNVVVMGGPLHGVELAEFLVKRGRKVTIVETSETLGEGIPPIIKPYVLQWLRKKGVTMITGATYDGIEGKYLTITTKDGKKQRLVADTFVPALPLKQNTGLVEALKKTGVKVIPIGDCDNPGLIVDAIAAGWKVGNTI; encoded by the coding sequence ATGGGTAACACAATAAATTTTCAGAAGCTCCTTGAGCCGGGTTACTTCGGCAAGGTTAAGACGAGGAATCGAATCATAAAAACGGCTGCGGGCACGCATTACTCAAATAGAGACCATATGCGCATGAGCCCGGAAACGCTGGCCTATTACGAGGGTCTCGCGAAAGGGGGCGTCGGTCTTATTATAGTGGAGAGTCCGTCCGTCCATTTGCCCGAAGCCGGACCCAGACACCGCCTCGACGATGACATATATATTGAGGGGTACAAGGGCCTCACCACCGTTATCCATAAGCACGGCTGTCCGGCGTTTATCCAGCTCTATCACGGCGGGCCTATGGGTGGCAAGGGGGCGGAGGGTCTGGTGGCCGCCACCGCGATGACTCTCGAGTCCGAGACCGACCTGCATAACGAAATGCCGCACGAGCTTACTATCGAAGAGATAGAAATGTTTATAGACAAATTTGCGAGCGCCGCAGTAAGGGCGGCCAAGGCCGGATTCGACGGTGTCGAGATAAACGCGGGAAGCAGCCACCTGTTTCACAGCTTCATCTCTCCCTTCTGGAACAGGCGTACGGATATCTACGGAGGTAGCATCGAGAACAGGGCAAGGTTCCTCGTGCAGACGATAAGAGAGGTTAAGAAGCGCCTGGGAGACGACTTTCCTGTGGGCTTCATTATCAACGGCATAGAGATAGGCATGGCCGCAGGTATCGATAACAGCAGGATGCTTACGCCCGAACTAAGCCTGGCCACCGCAAAACTCGTGCAGGAGGCGGGCGCAAATATAGTCCATGTAAGGAGCGAATGGACAGGAGCCCATCAGGTGGGATGGCTTCCCGAACTTCGCTTTTTTCCCGAGGCTCCCTTCCCCACAGACACGTTTCCCAAAGAGTACTACTGGCAGGACAGGGGCGCCGGCCCCAACAGGATGTTGGCCGCAACCTTTAAAAAGAACCTCTCCATGGCCGTTATGACCGTAGGCAAGATCAGCCCCGAGTTGGGCGAGATGATGCTTAAGGAGGGCATGTGCGACTTCATAGGCATGACCCGTCCGCTCAACGCGGACCCTGAGCTTCCCCGCAAGATTGCCGAGGGGAGCTTGAGCGATGTTCGGCCCTGCACCCGATGCAACACGTGCACAGGCGTTGCCGACCACAACGTGCTGCGCCGCTGCAGGATAAATGCCGCCATGGGCACGCCGCAATTCGAGGTTGAAAAGGCGGCGCAGAAAAGAAATGTTCTCGTTGTCGGTGGTGGTCCGGCGGGCATGGAAGCGGCCAGGGTGGCGGCGTTAAGGGGCCACAACGTCACGCTTTACGAGAAAGCATCGAAGCTCGGTGGCCTGCTGCCCCTCGCGTCCATGGTGAAAGGACTTGAGATCGAAGATCTGCCCGCCATTACGCGATATTTCGCTCACCAGTTTGACAATCTGGGTGTTAAGGTCAACCTCGGCAAGGAAGTCACCACTGAGATCGTCAAAGAGTTGAAACCCGACGCTGTGGTTGTGGCAGGCGGAGGTCTTCCGAACGAGATGAACATCCCCGGAAACAAGGCACGCAATGTGGTAAGTAGCCCCGCTCTGCACCGCATGCTGAAATTCTACCTGAAGTTCTTGGACCCCAAGACTCTGCGGTTACTGACAAAGCTCTGGATGCCGCTCGGCAAAAACGTGGTGGTTATGGGTGGCCCCCTCCATGGCGTCGAGCTGGCCGAATTCCTGGTAAAGCGAGGCAGGAAGGTTACCATTGTGGAAACGTCCGAGACGTTAGGGGAAGGCATACCCCCGATTATCAAGCCGTATGTTTTGCAATGGCTGCGAAAGAAAGGCGTTACCATGATAACCGGGGCCACCTATGACGGGATAGAGGGCAAGTACCTGACGATAACGACAAAAGACGGGAAGAAACAACGCCTCGTGGCCGACACGTTCGTGCCTGCTCTGCCCCTGAAGCAGAACACAGGATTAGTCGAGGCCTTGAAGAAGACGGGCGTCAAGGTGATTCCCATCGGAGACTGCGACAATCCTGGACTGATAGTGGACGCAATCGCCGCCGGCTGGAAGGTTGGTAACACAATTTAG
- the dctP gene encoding TRAP transporter substrate-binding protein DctP has translation MKKIGNGILLLVAMFLVVAGFSANAVAQQNKVIEITYGTPYPVDHMFSITDRKWMDKIEKETDGRIKFKPYWGGAVIGGRDAAQELVQGAVDMAFVNPTTSKSGFPITKASFIFMYGVKNLEVGAKVWKELMVKFPEIEQDYKGMKVLCWAGNMNQLLLRKPVRKTEDLRGMRIMAFGDVTLALKELGVEGMSLTGSEIYVSLQKGILDGVFMPSEALDSLKLGEVAKYALMINFYRSRTGMRMMNLNKYNSLPADIRKIIDKNIDFYGDETEAVFNQREASGMGTNTHGVEFIRLSNEDLAKFYAPIKAMAAQRAKELDAMGLPGTKILNEAQRLIQLYNK, from the coding sequence ATGAAGAAAATAGGGAATGGTATCCTCTTGTTGGTTGCGATGTTTCTTGTCGTGGCCGGGTTTTCAGCCAACGCCGTGGCGCAGCAGAATAAGGTCATCGAAATAACCTACGGCACGCCCTACCCGGTTGATCACATGTTCAGTATCACCGATAGGAAGTGGATGGATAAAATCGAGAAGGAGACGGATGGACGGATAAAATTCAAACCGTATTGGGGCGGGGCAGTAATCGGCGGCCGCGACGCTGCACAGGAGTTGGTCCAGGGGGCAGTTGACATGGCCTTTGTCAACCCCACGACCTCGAAGAGCGGTTTTCCCATTACCAAGGCGAGCTTCATCTTCATGTACGGTGTAAAGAACCTCGAGGTGGGCGCCAAGGTCTGGAAGGAGCTTATGGTCAAGTTCCCCGAGATTGAGCAAGACTATAAGGGAATGAAGGTACTCTGCTGGGCCGGTAATATGAACCAGCTTCTTCTGAGAAAGCCGGTACGTAAGACCGAAGACCTGAGAGGCATGAGGATAATGGCATTCGGTGACGTTACGCTCGCGCTTAAGGAGTTAGGGGTAGAAGGCATGTCCTTGACTGGTTCTGAAATCTACGTTTCGCTGCAAAAAGGTATCTTAGACGGCGTCTTTATGCCGTCTGAGGCACTCGATTCCCTGAAGCTGGGCGAGGTTGCAAAATACGCTCTCATGATCAATTTTTACCGTTCCCGCACCGGCATGAGGATGATGAACCTCAATAAGTATAACAGCCTGCCTGCCGACATCAGGAAGATAATAGACAAGAATATAGATTTCTATGGCGATGAGACAGAAGCCGTGTTCAACCAGAGAGAAGCGAGCGGTATGGGCACGAACACGCACGGCGTCGAATTCATACGTCTCTCCAATGAAGATCTGGCCAAGTTCTATGCCCCGATTAAGGCGATGGCAGCCCAGAGGGCCAAGGAACTTGATGCGATGGGCCTACCCGGCACCAAGATACTCAACGAGGCGCAGCGTTTGATCCAGCTTTACAACAAGTAA